GGCTCAGCTCTTGACCGGTACCGGAGGTTTCGCCTGCGCGCCGTCCCGCCGGGCCTCGGCGGGGCAGGCACCCGCACCCCGGCCCCGCCCTCGCGGTCGTCACGGTCGTCCTTCCGGGGCAGGCCCGAATTCTGCCGCCGGTCTGCCAGGCGGAACAGCCAGCGGTTCACGCTACGGAACATGCCCCAGCGTGCGCGCTCGACCGGTCGGCTTCAATTCGGACTGGGCACGTTCTCACGCCCGATGCGCCGAAAACCGCTGGCCGTCACTCCCCGCCGTCCACGTCCGGCGGTGCTCTCTGTGCTTCCAGGCGCTCGAGGTACAGCTCCAGGATCTGCACGGCAGCCGCCTCGTCGAGGTCGGTCGCGCCGAGGTCACGGGCGCGGCGCGTGGTGAAGCGCTCGTCCTGATACTCGACCGCGTACCCCTGCTCGACCAGAATCCGCCCGAAGGCGCGCGCCCGGTCGGCGGCCGGACTCGGCGCGCCGTCGGTGCGCAGGGGCAGCCCCAGCAGCAGCATTCCAGCCCCGGTCTCCTTCACCTTAAGCCGGATGGCTTTCAGGTCGAGGGGCAGGCGCCGCCGATCCACGCTGCCGCGCCCGAAGGCCAGCTGGCCCGCACTGACCGCAAAGCCGATCCGGGACTTGCTGACGTCCAGCGCCAGGATGGGAGCGGCCAGAGGCGTCGTCACGCGCGGAGTGTAGCAATGTGCAGGCGGTACGCTTGAGGACATGACCCAAGTGCCCGTCCTGCTGGTGGAGACCGTGAACGGTGTCCGCACCCTGACCCTGAACCGCCCGGATCGCCTGAACGCCGCGAACGACG
The Deinococcus sp. KSM4-11 DNA segment above includes these coding regions:
- a CDS encoding RuvX/YqgF family protein; the encoded protein is MTTPLAAPILALDVSKSRIGFAVSAGQLAFGRGSVDRRRLPLDLKAIRLKVKETGAGMLLLGLPLRTDGAPSPAADRARAFGRILVEQGYAVEYQDERFTTRRARDLGATDLDEAAAVQILELYLERLEAQRAPPDVDGGE